The sequence below is a genomic window from Ovis aries strain OAR_USU_Benz2616 breed Rambouillet chromosome 19, ARS-UI_Ramb_v3.0, whole genome shotgun sequence.
CTGACGGGCCCCCTCAGAGAGGAAGGGCCTTGCCCAAGGTTCTCCAGGAGATCCAGAGGAAGAGTGGCCTCCCTGAGTAGACCCTTGCTCAATCCCAAGTCAGGAGGCATGCATATTTCTAGAGGAGATGGGGACCGGGAGACAGGTTTCCAGGTGCCTGGGTCCTTCTCATGCTGATTCAAGAGACTGATttgtttccaattaaaaaaaaaaaaaaaaagcgagcgagagagaaagagattgatCTATTTCCCTTTCAGAAATGAGCTAGAAAGGGAGGTGGGATCCCAGTACTCTTAGGAGCAAAGGGGCAGGACAGAGCAAGTCCTGTTCCCAGGCTCCTATGTGGCCTGGACCACCTCTTTCATTCTCTGATGCCATCCGAGGGTTCAGGCTCGTCTCTCCAGGAGGCCTAACTTACAAAAGTTTCTAGAATCCTGGGAGCACCAAGATGCTGGCTAAAGGTTGAAATCTTAGCACCCGAGGCTTCAGATTCTGAGTGTAGGGGTCTGgaatggggtggggtggcagCTGTGGAGGGTGGAGATAGGGACTACTGTTGCAGGGATGTTGGGAGCGGGGTCTCCTCGAGTGTCCTTATTCAGCCTCTCAGCCTCATCTCCCCTCTTGTTGCTATTCCGCGACTCTCCTGTCCCCTGGATCAGTGCTCAGAGCAGACGGAATGGGGGCATGCGCATCCTCCCCTACCTTCACTCTGGAGGAGCCATAGATAGAGGGCCTATAGGCAGAGGGGAAGTCTGGGAAGAACCCACCATTCACCTGGTGATGCTCTGGGCCCTGGGGCTCTGGGAGAactggaggagggaggcagggcaaaGGGGGCTTCTCTGGCACAAGGTGAATCCTGTTTCCTGACCCTGTGAAATGGGATGTGGGGCCTGGAGGCCAGACAGGAATAGGCCTGGGTGGAGAAGTCTGGCCATTCATCTGTTGCCAATTTCAGATCTGTAAAGTGCGGCCAGACTTCAAGTCCTCTTCCAAAGCACGGAGTCCCTTGGGCTGGAATGAGTACCCCTAGGCAACTTGGGCCCTGCCAGGGGAGCTGGGGAGCCAGGCCAAGGCTTCAGGGGGCTGGACTCTTGGTGTTAGGAAGCTGGGCACAGAATCAACCTATGGTGGGGGGGTCCCTATCATGAGCAGTGGAGGGGCAAGGAGCAAAAGAGAGCCCAGCTAGACCACCCATCCAGCTCATCAACCTCTGATCTCCCTTCCAGGCTCTCTCTCCCCCTTGACATTTTGCTAGAGCCGAGGGACTTGGGTTTATGGACATTTCTGTATAAACCATCCATAGCCTGGCCGGAAAAAAAGTCTCCCAAATGGAGAAGCAGCTATTCTGACACAGAGCCACCAACTGGGCCAGCTGAGGTGGAGGGAGAGGCTGCAGGTGGATGGCGGGGCACttgacccctccctcctcctccccgcctTGGACGGGGTGGAGCCGCTGCCTTATAAGTAGCAGAAGCAGGCCTGGCGGCAACTGGGCAAACTACAAGCAGCGGCAGCGGCGGGACCCAGGGCAGCTCTGCAAGCAGCTTGCGCCCCCGTTCCTCAGCATGGCCCCCTCAGCCTGGGCCGTCTGCTGCCTCCTGGGGTGCCTCCTCCTCCGGGGCGGCAGTCCCAGCCCCGGCCCCAGCGTGCCCCGCCTGCGGCTCTCCTTCCGAGGTAGGGCAGTGCTCTCTGTGTGCGTGTCCATGGAGCCCCTGACCCTGCTGTGCCCCAGGTGTGGGACTCTAGCCAGCCCCAGGCAGTCTGTCCTGCCAGCCGGAGGGGGGATCAGCCACTCCTAGCACAGCCAGCGGGAAGGACTTTACAGTTATTCCCGGCCATGTGCTCCCTTCTGGCCGCCAGAGGCTcctgggaggaaggcagggggagggggaccAATCCTTGGGAGACGGAGACACACTGGGGGAGAACTTGAGTGAGGGGGCTGtagagaaaaggagagggagctCAGTAGAGGTggcagagagagatggggagggggcagagagggCAAGTCTGGAGGATCTGTCCACTCTCAGCTCCTTGCCCAGGGGAGGCAATGGGGAAGAGGGGGCCCCTCAGCCAATCCCCACAACCCTGTTCCCACTCCTACCTCTGGCAGCCCACTTTGTAATGCTGGCCTTCCATCCATGAGGCTCTGTGTAGCTTCCCTTCTTTGACcatcctggtccaggaagctccTCTGCAGATCTAACCTGGCATATAGTGTTGCAGCCGGCACAAGCCTCTTGTGAATCTGATGAGACACAGGCTTGCCTCAGAGTTTTCTTCCTGGGGAAACCAGAGGGATGGTCACCTTCCCCCAGTCCTAGGGGCAAGACTCAGGCCTTCTCTGGAGAGTTGGGGGGCGGAGGACATGGCCCCACTCTGGAGTCTGAAGGgagtgtggtggtggggggattggggaggaggggtggaatggggtccTGCCCTGGGAGCTGTGGCTTTCGGGAAGTCAGGCTACGAGAAAAGGTCCAAATAGGGCAAATCTACAAAGTACTATCAGtcatggaaggcttcctggaagaggttgTTAATGAGTTTGGGAATAGAGTTGAGTGTTTGGGCATAGAAAAGCTGACCTTTGGGGCAGGCTTGGCTATTCCCCCTCCCCAAGGGTGGCCAGACATCTTGCTGTCTGTTTGCACATCCATCTCCTCCAGTGACCTAGCTGGACCCCAGGGACCTATTTCAGGACTCCCACCTCCTGGGATCATCATTTGCAGATAGCCACCTCCATTCCTGGATAGGCAGCATCTATGGAGGAGAAAGCCCTCTTTAGCCATATCCTTGGACCAGAGCCTAGAGATCCGCCTGGCCCTACCTGGCCTCTCCCACACCCAGGCCTTAGGCAGATGCTCCCTCTGCTGGGAACGCTCTCCCCTGTCTGTCTGCCCGTCCCGCTGAGTCAGCCTTGTATGCTGCTCAGGCCACTCAGCCTTCCTCCAGGCTCTCCCAGCACTTTGCGCAGCTTGCAGCTGTAAGTTCTGCTGGTGGAGCCATCTTCCTTGAGGAGCCGGTAGAGCACAGATGGGCCAGGGGAAGGAGATGTGAACTGAAGACCAGGGGGCCATGGAGTGGAGGGAAAGGGGGCAGGCCTCTGGGTGGGCTTGGCTGGGTGGGGGGCTGTGAGTCCCttgtcccacccacccccaggagTCACTTCCCAGAAGCCCTCCAGCAGCCCTGTGGATGAAAACATTTTCCAGATGTGAGTGTGTGGGGGGCGGTAGACGCACAGCTGGGACCCTCCACCTCCACGCACTGGCTGGAGAAGCGGGCTGAGCAGCAGCTCTGACTCCCTCTCTCGGCTCCCTCCTAGACCTCCTATCTGCCAACCGCTCTGCCATCTTTCTGGGGCCCCGGGGCTCCCTGGACCTTCAGGCCCTGTACCTGGACGAGTACCGGGACCGCCTGTTTCTGGGCGGCCGTGATGCCATCTACTCTCTGCGGTTGGACCAGACGTGGCCGGATCCCCGGGAGGTGAGCTGGACTGTCTGGGAAGCAACTCCCTCTGAGGGCTACGTGACTCCAGACAGGAGGCTGACTGGGGCAACTGAGGCTGTGAGGTCAGGGGTCAGCCAGGCTGACCTGGCTGTGTTTCAGGTCCTGTGGCCACCACAGCCCGGACAGAGAGAGGAGTGCGTTCGCAAGGGAAGAGATCCTTTGGTGAGTGCTATCAGGAGGGACGGTCCCCCACCCTGACCAACACAGGCCCTGACCCCAGGTGCCTGAGCTGGGGCCATGTAGAACAGACCTCGGTCTCACCCAAGACCCACCCCCGCCTCCCTTCCCCAGGTGGAGTGCGCCAACTTTGTACGGCTGCTGCACCCCCACAACCGGACCCATCTGCTGGCGTGTGGCACTGGTGCCTTCCAGCCCACCTGTGCCCTCCTTGCTGTTGGGCATCGTGGAGAGGTGAGCTGCAGCGTCCCCACAAAGGGCTGGGAAGCTGTGACATTTCCTCCTGCTGTCTGAATTCTACCCATTGAGCCTGGGTCAGGGCAGAGGGGTCAGAGCCTGAAAGGCGCCTTTGTGCCAAGGAGCCGCCCCTACTGGCAAGGTCTTGAATGAGGGCACCTTCCACCCACCCCCACTGTCTGGCCGCACGCAATGGCCACTGTCCGGGGGCTGGCACTGCTTTCCCAGGTAACACCTCTCCCTCCGTCCCTCTTCCCAGCATGTGCTCCATCTGGAGCCCCGAAGCATGGAAAGTGGGAGGGGGAGATGCCCACACGAGCCCAGTCGTCCCTTCGCCAGCACCTTTGTAGGTGGGTGACACCCAGGCCAGGGCCGGCATGACAAGGGTGGGGGTCGGCCAGCATCATGGGAAAGGGATGGGCTGGGTTCAGGGCCTGGCCCTCCTCCCCTGACTCTGCCCCTACCCCAACCCTAGGAGGGGAGCTGTACACAGGCCTCAATGCCGACTTCCTGGGGCATGAGGCCATGATCTTCCGGTCTGGGGGTCCCCGACCAGCCTTGCGTTCCGACTCTGACCAGAACCTCCTGCACGGTGAGCTCAGGGCTCTGCGAAGGGCAAGGCTGACTGGGTTCTGCCCCAGCACCGGCAGCGAGGAGGGAGTGGGGACCGGAGGGCAGCCCATCCCCACTCCACTCCCTAAGACCCAGTGGGGTCCCTGGGGTCCCTGCGCCTCTCCTCCTCATTGGCTCACTCCTGCCCTGTTCCTCCTCGTGAGGGCCCTGCCAACTCCTCCCTGTTGCCTCCCAGACCCCAGGTTTGTGCTGGCTGCCCGGATCCCTGACAATTCCGACCCGGACGATGACAAGGTGTACTTCTTCTTCTCGGAGACGGTCCCCTCGCCTGACGGAGGCCCGGGCCGTGCCACCGTCAGCCGAGTGGGCCGCGTCTGCGTGGTGAGAGCTGTGGGAGGGACAGTGGGGCTGGAATCCTGGCCATACACGTCTTCCCAGCCCTGTCCCCACCTGAAACAGTGGGCAAACTGAGGCGAGGGTGTGGGGCTGACATCCATGCCTCCCTCCAAGGGTGAGGGTGGAGGAGCAGGAAGGGGGGGGCTGTCCTCGGGCCCCAAGGCTGactggcccccaccccccagaatgATGCGGGCGGCCAGCGGGTGCTGGTGAACAAGTGGAGCACCTTCCTCAAGGCCAGGCTGCTCTGCTCCGTGCCTGGCCCTGGCGGCGCCGAGACCCACTTCGACCAGCTGGGTAAGGGCATGGCCAGAGCACGTGGGGTGAGGGCTGGAGAGGGCTCAGGGCCCGTGAGCGGGCGGCACTGGTGGTGGCCTTCTGTCTCCCAGAGGACGTCTTCCTGCTGTGGCCCAACTCGGGGAAGAGCCTGGAGGTGTACGCGCTGTTCAGCACAGTCAGGTGGGCAGATAgcctcccctcacctccacccccgGCCCTGTCTCTGCACCCTGGCCTCCCCTGTTGAGCCCCTGCTCTCACGTCCCAGCCTAGCCAGGGGTCCCTGACTCTGTCCCTGACTCGGTGACTCTGCGGCTGTATCCTTTGCCTGGGTGTCCTTGTTTTCCCGTCTCTGCTGACCGCGGGTACCATCATCCTCCCTATGGAACTAGGCTGCCCCCTTCCTGTCTCTGAGAACCTCCCCGGCCTGACTATCCCGGCCTGTCCTCTGCAGCGCTGTGTTCCAGGGCTATGCCGTCTGTGTGTACCACATGGCTGATATCTGGGAGGTCTTCAAGGGGCCCTTTGCCCACCAAGATGGTCCCCAGCACCAATGGGGGCCCTATGGGGGCAAGGTGCCCTTTCCACGTCCTGGCATGGTGAGTATCTGCCTGGGACCAGGGCAGAGAAGAGGGCTGAGTAGATGCCAGGAGGGGCTCTAGAGGCCAAGGGCAGGCTTGTGTCTGCGCGAAGCGCCAGGGCAgtggctgggctgggtggggtgaggaggggagcGGAGCCCTGACTACACTGAGGAGTCTCTCATACAGCATGAAGAGTCCACAAGCTGTCCCTCGGAGGCTGGTGTGAACAGCCAGTGGAGTCTAGACACagactgggggtggggaatgCGACAACCCAGGAGGCTTCAGGCGCTCCCTTTGCCACGGCCTACAGTGCCCCAGTAAGATGACTGCACAGCCAGGACGGCCCTTTGGCAGCACCAAGGACTACCCGGATGAGGTGCTGCAGTTTGCCCGAGCCCACCCACTCATGTTCCGGCCCGTGCGTCCCCGGCGGGGTCGCCCTGTCCTTGTCAAAACCCATCTGGCGCAGCAGCTACGTCAGATCGTGGTGGACCGCGTGGAGGCAGAGGATGGGACCTACGACGTCATCTTTCTGGGGACTGGTAGGTGGGCTGCATGGGGTGGCCGGGCAGGGGAGGTGTGCGGGGACCTGAGCTgcccctctgccccttcctctcccactgacccctcctcccctgccccagacTCAGGGTCCGTGCTCAAGGTCATTGCCCTCCAGGGGGGGAGCTCTGCAGAGCCTGAGGAAGTACTTCTGGAAGAGCTCCAGGTGTTTAAGGTGAGCAGGGGGAACTGACGGGGAGGATTCCCGTAGGCCCCATCCCTGTGTCTAGGCCTGGCTACAAGGAAGCAGGAGCAAAGTGTAGGAGGGAAATGGGCCTATCTTTACCGAACCCGCAGTCAGTGGGCAGTGGGCCTCACTATCGCAGAGGCCTTGCCGACGCTTCTAAATGACTGCGGGCCTGGAGACACAGTCTGTGAGTTGAGAGGTGAGGGGCCCAGGGACAGATGGCCAAGGCGATCGCCCCTTGACAAAGCCCTGCCAGGCTCAGGTTGCAGTGAGGGGTGATTGACACTCCAAGGGGTTCTGTTGACCCCTCTACAGAGTCAGGCAGAGGATCGTCTGTGTTTGGGGAACTGCTGAGCTTCCCCAAGTGGGTGGAATGGGTGATTTGGGACAGCTGCCTCATTGCTGGGGGACAGGGCTGTGGGAGGGGACACCAGAGCTTTGTGCTTTTAGCCAAGCCTTGGAGGCCAGCCAGGGAGAGGGGACCTTTCTAAAACACAATGTGTGGGAAAGACCGTCTGGCCTTAGTTGCCAGGGAGTGCACTGACCTGGGAGAAAGATGGCTTTCACCCAGAGGCTGGAAGAGGCTGAAAGCAGGGATTCAGGGGAGGTCTCGCTTCTTTCCCAGGTGCCAACACCCATCACTGAGATGGAGATCTCCGTCAAAAGGGTAAGAGCAGCTGCCGTGGCCGCCAAATCCTCCTTCCTCTGATCTCCTGAAGTTTCCCTGAGCCCTGCTGTTTCCCAGCAGGTCCTGGGGCTGCCTGATCAGGCCCTGCAATGAGGGTTGAGGGTTCAGCTGGGAGCTGCGATTCCCATGCACGGAACCCATGGGCATGGGAGGCCCTCAGTAAGTGAGCCTGTGTTCAGATAAGGGGAGATCCACAAAGGCCAGCAACTCAGGGCAGACAAAATCGTGCTTGAAAACAGGATCCAGATTTTACATCAAACAGATTTTAGGGACATGCTGTGTGTCCTTTTGCAAGTGGCAAAATCTCCCCAAATTCATCCGCCCCAGTTTATCTTTGGGTAAATCTCGACTTTTGTGCTACGACTGCTCAAGGCAGAGTTCACCTCTAAAGTCAGAGGCAAGGCCATTGGGGTAGAGGGCAAAGGTCTGCTGCTGGAAGGGTCGGAAAAGCCCCATAGAGAGAAGACCCCGGATGCACTGCATCTCCCCCACGCCTTAGCAGAGGGTCCGATGTAGATCACATGGTGATAAACGTTTTTTGTTCTGGGAATGCACTCAAGAGGTTCTGAAAGACTTGCAAATGTCAGGGGTCTCAGGAGTGCTGAGGGGGCTGAGAGCCTAGCTGCTTCTGTGTGGAGCTCAGACTCACCTCGGGCTCTGCCTGTGTCCCTCACAGCAAATGCTGTACGTGGGCTCGAGGCTGGGCGTGGCCCGGTTGCAGCTGCACCAGTGCGAGACATATGGCAGCGCCTGTGCGGAGTGCTGCCTGGCCCGGGACCCCTACTGCGCCTGGGACGGTGCCTCCTGCACCCGCTACCGGCCGGGCACCAGCAAACGGCGCTTCCGCCGCCAGGACATCCGGCACGGCAACCCTGCCCTGCAGTGCCTGGGCCAGAGCCAGGAGGGTGAGCAGCGGAGGGCACCGATCGCCCCTGTGGAGTGTGGCCTCAGGCTGCTCGTGTGGTCACAGGCAGCCCTCAGTTTCTCTGTGGGTAACTCCTGTCAGCTATGGGTGCAGGGTCTTTGGGTAGAGAGAGGGGCTTAGAGATCAGCAGATGCCTAGTCCCTGTCACATTCATGGGGGGGCCTGGGCTGTGGGAGTCAGTCGGTGGTGCTGGGGGCCTTATAGCTCCTGAGTTGAGCCCACTTCCAAATCTCCCCCAGAGGAGACTGCGGGACTCGCGGCGACCACCACTATCTACGGCACGGAGCACAACAGCACCTTCCTAGAGTGCCTGCCCAAGTCCCCACAGGCTGCTGTGCGCTGGTTCTTGCAGAGGCCCGGGGATGAGAGGCCCGAGCAGGTGAGTGAGGACCCTGGCTCCAGCCTGCAGGCGTCCTGCGGTCACACCCCTCCCTGAACTCTCGGGGGGAACATGCCAAGATCAACTTAAGAAAAGTGTGTACCAGGCCCCTGGGGTGCCTAGAAGGAGGTGCCCCGTTCCTGCCACCTGGGAACACCCAGGCCAGATGTGGTAGACAGTGACAGGCACCCCACAGATTCCCAGGCACTGGGCTGGGCTCTGTCTGAGGGCGTCGCAGAGATGGCGGACAGGGAAGGGGGTCTGGGCTGGTCAGGAAGGCCCCCATGCTTCCACATATGGCTCATCTTTGAAGGGGTCTCTTCCTCAGGGTCTTCCTTCACCCTAGGAGCCCTGGGCCCCTGACCACCGGCCCTTGCACATAcacctccaccacacacacacacacacaagtacccACTGCCTGGCCTCTCACTTCCTCCCTGGAGTCCAGCTGACTGCCTAggccctctcctcccccatccaGAAAAGTCTGTCAACCCCAGAGATGGCTTCAGTCTGGGGCGTGAGGGCGTGGGTGGGGCAGGGTGAAGAGCCATTCTCAAGCTGCTCCCACGgatagggaaggggagggagtgagTTGATTACAGGAGGGGCTCTCCTCCCAGCTTGAGAACTGGGGGAGGCCAGCCTTGGGCCAGCTGTTGGGCTGGGCACTGAGAAGTCTCCCcgggagggcaggggcaggggagcaaGGAGATGGAGTTACCCAACACTCACCACCCAAGCAGTGCAGCCTCAATGTACACACACGCGGACTAAAGCCCACACAGGGTCCAGGCCAAAGATGGGCGGGATCAGAACCATGCTCCACCTCCTACACCGCGATGGGCCTGCGGGTCCCGCAGTGGAGGGGGAGTGAACGATGCAGACCAAGACAGGGAGAGCTCTGTACAGTGTCGAGTGTAGAGGGGTTCAGTCCTGGGGCTGGGGGTAAACCCCGACTCGAGAAAAAGCCCATAAATACCCTTTAACCCTCTCTGTTCTCTGGGAATGTGTGCCAGGGGCCCCCAAGGCCAAGATAGGGGCTCCAGAGCTCTGATGAGGGGAGAAACTAGTCAATCAGATCTTTGAGAAGTCCCCTTTGCAGGCCCTGTCCCGGGTTCTGGGAAAGTGAGGCCCTGCCGGCAGTTAGTTCAGTCAAGGACTCTGAGCCTGCCACGCTGCTGGGAAGGGGAGAATGAGCCCTGAGATGGCAAATGTGGAAAAGCAAGGGGCAGAGAGGTTGATGGGGCGAGCGCTGCTCCAGGCGCCCTCACGCCCTCCCACACCTCCAGCAGGTGAAGACTGACGAGCGCGTCCTGCAAacagagcaggggctgctgttCCGCAGGCTCAACCGCCTGGATGCGGGCACCTACACCTGCATGACGCTGGAGCACGGCTTCTCCCAGGTGGTGGTCCGCCTGGCTCTGGAGGTGATCGTGCCTGCACAGCTCGACATTCTGTTCCCCCGGGAGCCGAGGCCAGAGGAGCCCACAGCCCGAGGCGGCCCCGCCTCCCCCTACTCCAAGGCCTGGTATAAGGACATCATGCAGCTCATCGGCTTCGCCAACCTGCCCCGGGTGGATGAGTACTGTGAGCGAGTGTGGTGCCCCTCCCGCAGCCGCAGCCGCAGCAAACAGGCCAAGGGCAAGAGCTGGGTGGGGCTGGAGCTGGGCAAGAAGGTGAAGAGCCGGGTGCAGGCCGAGCGCAATCGGACACCCCGGGAGGTATGAGGCTacacagaggagggaggaggaggggctggtcAGGATGGGCCGAGTGGCCAGCAGCTGCCCCCAGCGTCTCCCACCCACCCAGCTAGGGCAGAGGGGGCTAACGTGCCTGATGGCCTCTTGGAGAGAGAATCTCTGTCCCCAGGCCCCTACCAGGCCACCCGCAGGATAGGCTGGGGCCTGATGGAGGGCCCTGTATCCCAGGCCTGTTCCTTGTCCCTCTCTGGGCTCTCAGTCCCAGGCGGGAGTCAACACCCTCTGGCTGCTGGCAACCCCGGTGGGTCTGCTATTTGTTCTTGAGCAAGGCTCCCACAGCACATTTCCGCTTGTGCCCAGAGGCGAGAGGGTCGGGTGGTTCTTACCCAGCCTGCAGAACAATGGCCATTCTGAGTGACCCTTAGAGTGGGTGTGTGGGTGCAGCTGAGGTGGTGTCTGGGCAGGGGGCCCTCAGGCAGACGAGGAGGGTGGAAGTCGCCCCTCCAGCTAGCACTGGCTAAGAAGACCTACCCTGactgaggtggggagggaaagtGGAGGCGCTGGGAAGGTGGAACAGAAAGGACCCCCTCCCACTTTGTGCCCTGATGTCTTGGTGGTTGCCTGCCACCGCCCACCCCCTCTTCTCCGTCTCAAAATCACAGAAGCACAGACTGCTAGAGCTCCCTGAACCTCCCAGCCTAACTTCTCTGCCCCTGGTCCCGTTGCTGCCAGGCATGTTTCCTGGGATGCCCAC
It includes:
- the SEMA3G gene encoding semaphorin-3G isoform X2, with translation MAPSAWAVCCLLGCLLLRGGSPSPGPSVPRLRLSFRDLLSANRSAIFLGPRGSLDLQALYLDEYRDRLFLGGRDAIYSLRLDQTWPDPREVLWPPQPGQREECVRKGRDPLVECANFVRLLHPHNRTHLLACGTGAFQPTCALLAVGHRGEHVLHLEPRSMESGRGRCPHEPSRPFASTFVGGELYTGLNADFLGHEAMIFRSGGPRPALRSDSDQNLLHDPRFVLAARIPDNSDPDDDKVYFFFSETVPSPDGGPGRATVSRVGRVCVNDAGGQRVLVNKWSTFLKARLLCSVPGPGGAETHFDQLEDVFLLWPNSGKSLEVYALFSTVSAVFQGYAVCVYHMADIWEVFKGPFAHQDGPQHQWGPYGGKVPFPRPGMCPSKMTAQPGRPFGSTKDYPDEVLQFARAHPLMFRPVRPRRGRPVLVKTHLAQQLRQIVVDRVEAEDGTYDVIFLGTDSGSVLKVIALQGGSSAEPEEVLLEELQVFKVPTPITEMEISVKRQMLYVGSRLGVARLQLHQCETYGSACAECCLARDPYCAWDGASCTRYRPGTSKRRFRRQDIRHGNPALQCLGQSQEEETAGLAATTTIYGTEHNSTFLECLPKSPQAAVRWFLQRPGDERPEQVKTDERVLQTEQGLLFRRLNRLDAGTYTCMTLEHGFSQVVVRLALEVIVPAQLDILFPREPRPEEPTARGGPASPYSKAWYKDIMQLIGFANLPRVDEYCERVWCPSRSRSRSKQAKGKSWVGLELGKKVKSRVQAERNRTPREV
- the SEMA3G gene encoding semaphorin-3G isoform X1; its protein translation is MAPSAWAVCCLLGCLLLRGGSPSPGPSVPRLRLSFRDLLSANRSAIFLGPRGSLDLQALYLDEYRDRLFLGGRDAIYSLRLDQTWPDPREVLWPPQPGQREECVRKGRDPLVECANFVRLLHPHNRTHLLACGTGAFQPTCALLAVGHRGEHVLHLEPRSMESGRGRCPHEPSRPFASTFVGGELYTGLNADFLGHEAMIFRSGGPRPALRSDSDQNLLHDPRFVLAARIPDNSDPDDDKVYFFFSETVPSPDGGPGRATVSRVGRVCVNDAGGQRVLVNKWSTFLKARLLCSVPGPGGAETHFDQLEDVFLLWPNSGKSLEVYALFSTVSAVFQGYAVCVYHMADIWEVFKGPFAHQDGPQHQWGPYGGKVPFPRPGMCPSKMTAQPGRPFGSTKDYPDEVLQFARAHPLMFRPVRPRRGRPVLVKTHLAQQLRQIVVDRVEAEDGTYDVIFLGTDSGSVLKVIALQGGSSAEPEEVLLEELQVFKVPTPITEMEISVKRQMLYVGSRLGVARLQLHQCETYGSACAECCLARDPYCAWDGASCTRYRPGTSKRRFRRQDIRHGNPALQCLGQSQEEETAGLAATTTIYGTEHNSTFLECLPKSPQAAVRWFLQRPGDERPEQQVKTDERVLQTEQGLLFRRLNRLDAGTYTCMTLEHGFSQVVVRLALEVIVPAQLDILFPREPRPEEPTARGGPASPYSKAWYKDIMQLIGFANLPRVDEYCERVWCPSRSRSRSKQAKGKSWVGLELGKKVKSRVQAERNRTPREV